The following nucleotide sequence is from Triticum dicoccoides isolate Atlit2015 ecotype Zavitan unplaced genomic scaffold, WEW_v2.0 scaffold41911, whole genome shotgun sequence.
CTTCAGCCTTGGAAACATAGCTGTAGGTTACCTCACTTGAGCTGCTTGTCAACTGGTAAGCAAACTTGTCAGAATACGAGGTCATCTCCGTGACACCGCTGAACCGTAGGCCATTCCATGGTCCTGACCGGTAGATCATTTTGTCACCATCCAAGAGTATGTTTTGTGGCACACCTTCTCCGTCAGTAATGTAGCGAAACTTCCCTGTGGCAGGGTCATTGGCCGAAGCCCACGACGTAAGGTACCACTCTTCCCTGGTCCATAGGTTCTTGCCAATCTTCATGCTGGGAAGCAAGGTGTTTGATGGGTGGTCAAATGACTGCCATATGGCAGCACCATTGGCACTCCCATCGCTCAGGACAAGGTTGCCTGAATTATGCAGTTGCAGCATCGTGGAGGCAGCGCCTGTCGTGTTTGAAGACCACACAACCTGGCCGAAGCTATCGAGCAAGAAAAGGCTTCCCGTGTCACTAATCACCAGCGCCCCACGAGCGTCAGTGAGAGGACGGTCTCTGTTGGCTACCCAACAGATGGCGTCCTCGGACACGGAGAACCATATACCGAGGTATCTCTTGGCAAGCACCCCGGAAGGGAAGAAGCCCAGGGTGAATGACCCATCAGCCGAAACAAGGGTGTCACCGTCGGTGATGTTGCGGCCCTTGTCGAGAATGTCAGACCCACGGTTTGCAGCAGATGCTGTGGAAACAAGGATGAAGAGAACAAGGATGCCCAGGAGGCTGTGAATGTGTGGCTGGTTTTTCAACCACATGATGGCTTGATGTTTCTTGTTCTCGGGTTTGAGCTAATTGAACAAGGTACACTGTTAGCTACATGAGCTGCGCATATATGTCGCTGCAGCTCGCTTCTGAAGGTAGTTGTATTAACTGATTGGCGGTTAAAGGTCAAATGCCTGACTTGTTGTAGTCTATTATATATAGACAAGAGGGAATCCACAGCTACAATTGGGTACCTTTGAGTTTTCGCCACTACCTAAATAAGATTCTTACGTAGTATAATTATACATCAAATAACAAGCAGATCTTTCTCTTCAACACGCA
It contains:
- the LOC119346499 gene encoding receptor-like serine/threonine-protein kinase SD1-8, producing the protein MWLKNQPHIHSLLGILVLFILVSTASAANRGSDILDKGRNITDGDTLVSADGSFTLGFFPSGVLAKRYLGIWFSVSEDAICWVANRDRPLTDARGALVISDTGSLFLLDSFGQVVWSSNTTGAASTMLQLHNSGNLVLSDGSANGAAIWQSFDHPSNTLLPSMKIGKNLWTREEWYLTSWASANDPATGKFRYITDGEGVPQNILLDGDKMIYRSGPWNGLRFSGVTEMTSYSDKFAYQLTSSSSEVTYSYVSKAEASFSRLLLTDDGVYQRLVWDPTSRLWKIFFQAPRDICDHYGRCGAFGLCNANAPSTSFCSCVQGFSPTSPVQWKMRDTSNGCRRKMVLDCGNGMSSTTDGFVVIDGVKLPNTHNVSVDASITLEECRARCLANCSCLAYAPLDLKGGGAGTGCIIWTEDLMDLRYVDGGQILYLRSTKSEL